In Sphingobacterium sp. PCS056, the following proteins share a genomic window:
- the rplA gene encoding 50S ribosomal protein L1 yields MARLTKNQKAALSKIEAGKAYSLKEASALVKEISLTKFDASVDIDVRLGVDPRKANQMVRGIATLPHGTGKTVRVLVLCTPDKEEEAKAAGADFVGLDEYISKIEGGWTDVDIIITMPSVMAKVGKLGRILGPRNLMPNPKTGTVTTEVGKAVTDVKGGKIDFKVDKTGIIHTSVGKASFDADKIYENALEVLQTISRLKPSAAKGTYFKSIHISSTMSPGIHIETKSVAGI; encoded by the coding sequence GTGGCTAGATTAACAAAAAATCAAAAAGCGGCACTATCCAAAATTGAAGCTGGTAAAGCATACTCTTTAAAAGAAGCTTCGGCTTTAGTTAAAGAAATTTCATTGACCAAATTCGATGCTTCTGTGGATATCGACGTTCGTTTAGGCGTAGATCCTCGTAAAGCAAATCAAATGGTTCGTGGTATTGCAACTTTACCTCACGGAACTGGTAAAACTGTACGTGTTTTAGTTTTATGTACTCCTGATAAGGAAGAAGAAGCTAAAGCAGCAGGTGCTGATTTCGTAGGTTTAGATGAGTATATCAGTAAAATTGAAGGCGGTTGGACTGACGTTGATATCATTATTACAATGCCTAGTGTGATGGCTAAAGTAGGTAAATTGGGTCGTATTTTAGGTCCAAGAAACTTAATGCCAAATCCTAAAACTGGTACTGTAACTACAGAAGTAGGTAAAGCAGTAACAGATGTAAAAGGCGGTAAGATTGATTTCAAAGTTGATAAAACTGGTATCATCCATACTTCAGTTGGTAAAGCGTCGTTCGATGCAGACAAAATTTATGAAAACGCATTAGAGGTATTACAAACTATCTCTCGTTTGAAACCGTCTGCAGCTAAAGGAACATACTTTAAAAGCATTCACATTTCATCAACTATGAGTCCTGGTATTCATATTGAAACTAAATCAGTAGCGGGTATTTAA
- the rplK gene encoding 50S ribosomal protein L11, whose protein sequence is MAKEVSALVKLQVKGGAANPSPPVGPALGAKGVNIMDFCKQFNARTQDKPGKVLPVVITVYADKSFDFIIKTPPVAIQLKETAGLKSGSGEPNRKKVASVTWEQVEVIAKDKMVDLNAFTLDAAMRMVAGTARSMGITVSGNAPWNN, encoded by the coding sequence ATGGCAAAAGAAGTCAGTGCGTTAGTAAAATTACAAGTTAAGGGCGGAGCTGCGAATCCATCTCCACCAGTAGGACCTGCGTTAGGTGCTAAGGGTGTGAACATTATGGATTTCTGTAAACAGTTCAATGCTCGTACGCAAGACAAACCAGGAAAAGTATTGCCTGTTGTCATTACAGTTTACGCCGATAAATCTTTTGATTTTATCATTAAAACTCCACCAGTTGCTATTCAATTGAAAGAAACTGCTGGTTTAAAAAGCGGTTCAGGTGAGCCTAACCGTAAAAAAGTAGCTTCAGTTACTTGGGAACAAGTAGAAGTTATTGCTAAAGATAAAATGGTAGATTTAAACGCGTTTACTTTAGATGCTGCTATGAGAATGGTAGCTGGGACAGCACGTAGTATGGGTATTACTGTATCAGGTAATGCTCCTTGGAACAATTAA
- the rplL gene encoding 50S ribosomal protein L7/L12, which produces MADLKQLAEQLVNLTVKEVKELADILKDEYGIEPAAAAVAVAAAPAEGAAAAEEKTSFDVILKEAGGAKLAVVKLVKDLAGLGLKEAKDLVDGAPKEIKTGVSKDEAEALKQQLEEAGAVVEIK; this is translated from the coding sequence ATGGCAGATTTAAAACAACTTGCTGAACAGTTAGTAAACTTAACAGTAAAAGAAGTTAAAGAATTAGCTGATATCTTAAAAGACGAGTATGGTATCGAGCCTGCTGCTGCTGCTGTTGCAGTTGCTGCTGCTCCAGCTGAAGGTGCTGCTGCTGCTGAAGAGAAAACATCTTTCGATGTTATCTTGAAAGAAGCTGGTGGTGCTAAATTAGCTGTAGTTAAATTAGTAAAAGATTTAGCTGGATTAGGCTTGAAAGAAGCTAAAGATTTAGTTGATGGCGCTCCTAAAGAAATCAAAACTGGTGTTTCTAAAGATGAAGCAGAAGCTTTGAAACAACAATTAGAAGAAGCTGGAGCTGTTGTTGAGATTAAATAA
- the rpoB gene encoding DNA-directed RNA polymerase subunit beta, translating to MANNNIQQERVNFATSRKVLEYPDFLDVQLQSFKEFFQLETTSDNRHQEGLFKVFSENFPISDSRNIFVLEFLDYFIDPPRYDIQECIERGLTYSVPLKAKLKLSCNDEEHEDFETIVQDVYLGTIPYMTPKGTFVINGAERVIVSQLHRSPGVFFGQSRHTNGTKLYSARVIPFKGSWIEFATDVNNVMYAYIDRKKKFPVTTLLRAIGYDSDKDILELFDLADEIKVSKSGLKKYVGRRLAARVLKKWIEDFVDEDTGEVVSIDRNEIILERETVLEEDHIDLIIDAGVKSIILAKEDASNNADYSIIYNTLQKDTSNSEKEAVEHIYRQLRNAEPPDEETARGIIDRLFFSDKRYDLGDVGRYRINRKLKLNTPDETKVLTREDIIAIVKYLINLINSKAEVDDIDHLSNRRVRTVGEQLYAQFGVGLSRMARTIRERMNIRDNEVFTPTDLINARTLSSVINSFFGTNQLSQFMDQTNPLAEITHKRRLSALGPGGLSRERAGFEVRDVHYTHYGRLCTIETPEGPNIGLISSLAVHAKINNLGFIETPYRRVEDGRVVVEEPVHYLSAEDEDEKTIGQANAQYDDNGNFIDAKVKARYFGDFPVIEPTRLDYMDVAPNQITSIAASLIPFLEHDDANRALMGSNMQRQAVPILRPQAPIVGTGLEARVAKDSRTLINAEGNGVVEYVDADEIKIRYDRTDDDRLVSFDDDVKTYRLIKFKKTNQNTCMNLKPIVGKGQRVTKGQVLCEGYATENGELALGRNLKVAFMPWQGYNFEDAIVISERVAKEDWFTSLHIEEFELEVRDTKRGEEELTADIPNVSEEATKDLDENGIIRIGAEVNGGDILIGKITPKGESDPSPEEKLLRAIFGDKAGDVKDASLKASPSLKGVVIDTKLFARAKKMSKEVERKTLEKLETAHERAVKILKERLVEKLFTIVNGKTAQGIYNVYKELLVAKGAKFTQKILAELDYNNINPTGWTTDEDKNEMIKASLHFYNIKLNEELGAFKRDKFAVSVGDELPSGIVQMAKVYVAKKRKLKVGDKMAGRHGNKGIVARIVRDEDMPFLDDGTPVDIVLNPLGVPSRMNLGQIYETVLGWAGQKLGVKFATPIFDGAEKEEVEDWVAKAGLPASGRTYLYNGLTGERFDQPTTVGVIYMLKLGHMVDDKMHARSIGPYSLITQQPLGGKAQFGGQRFGEMEVWALEAFGASNILQEILTVKSDDVVGRAKTYEAIVKGNNLPTPSVPESFNVLVHELRGLGLDITLD from the coding sequence TTGGCAAACAATAATATTCAACAAGAAAGAGTAAATTTTGCGACAAGCAGGAAAGTTCTGGAATATCCAGATTTCTTAGATGTGCAATTGCAATCTTTCAAGGAGTTTTTTCAACTAGAAACTACTTCTGACAACCGCCATCAGGAAGGGCTGTTCAAGGTATTCTCGGAAAACTTCCCTATTTCTGATTCTAGAAACATTTTTGTTCTCGAGTTTTTGGATTATTTCATTGATCCTCCTCGCTATGATATACAAGAATGTATCGAACGTGGGTTAACTTATAGCGTTCCTTTAAAGGCAAAGTTAAAGTTATCATGTAATGATGAAGAACACGAAGATTTCGAGACTATTGTGCAGGACGTATATTTGGGAACTATCCCATATATGACACCGAAAGGTACTTTCGTGATCAATGGTGCGGAGCGCGTAATCGTATCTCAATTACACCGTTCACCTGGCGTTTTCTTTGGTCAAAGTAGACACACAAATGGTACTAAACTTTATTCTGCAAGGGTAATTCCTTTTAAAGGATCTTGGATTGAATTTGCAACTGATGTAAACAACGTCATGTATGCTTATATCGACCGTAAGAAAAAATTCCCAGTTACTACTTTATTACGTGCTATCGGTTATGATTCTGATAAGGATATCTTAGAATTATTTGATCTTGCCGATGAAATTAAAGTAAGTAAGTCTGGTCTAAAAAAATACGTGGGTCGTCGTTTGGCGGCAAGGGTATTGAAAAAATGGATTGAAGATTTCGTTGATGAGGATACTGGTGAAGTGGTATCAATCGATCGTAATGAAATTATCCTTGAACGTGAGACTGTTTTAGAAGAAGATCACATTGATTTGATCATCGATGCTGGAGTAAAATCAATTATTTTAGCAAAAGAAGATGCTTCAAACAATGCTGACTATTCAATTATATATAACACATTACAAAAAGATACGTCTAACTCTGAGAAAGAGGCAGTAGAGCATATCTACCGTCAATTGCGTAACGCTGAACCACCTGATGAGGAAACTGCTCGTGGTATCATCGATCGTTTATTCTTCTCGGACAAACGTTATGATTTGGGTGATGTAGGTCGCTACCGCATTAACCGTAAATTGAAATTAAATACTCCTGATGAAACGAAGGTACTGACTCGTGAGGATATCATCGCAATCGTGAAGTATTTGATTAACTTAATCAACTCTAAAGCTGAGGTGGATGATATTGACCACTTATCTAACCGTCGTGTACGTACAGTAGGTGAGCAGTTGTACGCACAGTTTGGAGTAGGTCTTTCTCGTATGGCTCGTACCATTCGTGAGCGTATGAATATTCGTGATAATGAGGTTTTCACACCTACTGACTTAATTAATGCACGTACGTTATCGTCTGTGATTAATTCTTTCTTTGGTACTAACCAGTTATCACAGTTCATGGATCAAACCAACCCTCTTGCGGAGATCACGCACAAGCGTCGTCTTTCAGCTTTAGGTCCAGGTGGTCTTTCTCGTGAGCGTGCAGGTTTCGAGGTTCGTGACGTTCACTATACGCACTACGGTCGTTTGTGTACAATCGAGACTCCTGAGGGACCAAATATTGGTTTGATTTCTTCATTAGCAGTTCACGCTAAGATTAATAATTTAGGTTTTATCGAAACTCCTTACCGTCGTGTTGAAGATGGTCGTGTTGTGGTAGAAGAGCCTGTTCATTATTTATCTGCTGAGGACGAAGATGAGAAAACAATCGGTCAAGCCAATGCGCAGTATGATGATAATGGTAATTTTATCGATGCTAAAGTAAAAGCAAGATATTTTGGTGACTTCCCGGTAATCGAACCTACACGTTTGGATTATATGGACGTTGCTCCGAACCAGATTACATCTATTGCGGCCTCATTGATTCCTTTCTTGGAACATGATGATGCCAACCGTGCATTGATGGGATCAAACATGCAGCGTCAAGCTGTTCCAATTTTGCGTCCACAAGCTCCTATCGTTGGTACTGGTCTAGAAGCACGTGTTGCGAAAGATTCCCGTACATTAATTAATGCAGAGGGTAATGGTGTGGTTGAGTATGTAGATGCAGATGAAATTAAAATTCGTTATGACCGCACTGATGATGACCGTTTAGTGTCATTTGATGATGATGTCAAAACATATAGATTGATCAAATTCAAGAAAACCAATCAGAATACGTGTATGAACTTAAAACCTATTGTAGGTAAAGGTCAACGTGTGACTAAGGGTCAGGTATTATGTGAAGGTTATGCAACTGAAAATGGTGAATTAGCATTAGGTCGTAACTTAAAAGTTGCATTCATGCCTTGGCAAGGATATAACTTTGAGGATGCGATCGTTATTTCTGAGCGTGTAGCAAAAGAAGACTGGTTTACTTCTCTTCATATTGAAGAGTTTGAATTGGAAGTTCGTGATACAAAACGTGGTGAAGAAGAATTAACGGCAGATATTCCTAACGTTTCGGAAGAAGCGACCAAAGACTTAGATGAAAACGGTATTATCCGTATTGGTGCTGAAGTTAATGGTGGTGATATCTTGATCGGAAAAATCACTCCTAAAGGTGAGTCAGATCCTTCTCCAGAAGAGAAATTATTACGTGCAATCTTTGGTGACAAAGCTGGTGACGTTAAAGATGCTTCATTAAAAGCTTCTCCTTCATTGAAAGGTGTTGTAATTGATACGAAGTTATTTGCACGCGCTAAGAAAATGTCTAAAGAAGTTGAGCGTAAAACATTAGAGAAATTGGAAACAGCACATGAAAGAGCTGTTAAGATTTTGAAAGAACGTTTGGTAGAGAAATTATTTACAATTGTGAATGGTAAAACTGCTCAAGGGATCTATAATGTTTATAAAGAATTGTTAGTAGCTAAAGGGGCTAAGTTTACTCAAAAAATCTTAGCAGAATTAGACTATAATAATATCAACCCTACAGGTTGGACAACTGACGAAGATAAGAATGAAATGATTAAAGCTTCTTTACACTTCTATAACATCAAGTTAAATGAAGAGTTAGGTGCTTTCAAACGTGATAAATTCGCAGTTTCTGTCGGTGATGAGTTACCATCAGGTATTGTTCAAATGGCTAAAGTTTACGTTGCTAAAAAACGTAAATTGAAAGTAGGGGATAAGATGGCAGGTCGTCACGGTAATAAAGGTATTGTTGCACGTATTGTACGTGATGAAGATATGCCTTTCTTAGATGATGGAACACCAGTAGATATCGTGTTAAACCCACTGGGTGTACCTTCTCGTATGAACTTAGGACAGATTTACGAAACTGTTTTAGGTTGGGCTGGTCAAAAATTAGGTGTTAAATTTGCAACTCCTATTTTCGATGGTGCCGAAAAAGAAGAGGTAGAGGACTGGGTTGCTAAAGCTGGTTTACCTGCTTCAGGTAGAACTTACCTTTACAACGGTTTAACAGGTGAGCGTTTTGACCAACCAACTACAGTTGGTGTGATCTATATGTTGAAATTAGGTCACATGGTTGATGATAAGATGCACGCTCGTTCTATCGGACCATACTCATTGATTACACAACAACCATTGGGTGGTAAAGCTCAGTTCGGTGGTCAGCGTTTTGGTGAGATGGAGGTTTGGGCATTAGAGGCATTCGGTGCATCTAATATCCTACAAGAAATCTTGACTGTGAAATCGGATGATGTTGTTGGTCGTGCGAAAACTTACGAGGCTATCGTAAAAGGAAACAATTTACCAACTCCATCGGTACCAGAATCGTTTAACGTATTGGTACATGAGTTACGTGGTTTAGGTTTAGATATCACATTGGATTAA
- the nusG gene encoding transcription termination/antitermination protein NusG, which yields MADQSLKWYVVRAVSGKEKKVKQYIDAEVSRLGIEHLVTQVLIPMEKYYLMRDGKKVAKERNYYPGYVLLEAVLDGELEHIIKGVNSVIGFLGDKAGNAIPLRQAEVNRILGKVDEMAEQGETINVPYYVGETVKVNDGPFNGFTGEIEEVHEDKKKLIVMVKVFGRKTPLELNYMQVEKE from the coding sequence ATGGCAGATCAAAGTTTAAAATGGTACGTAGTTCGTGCAGTGAGTGGTAAGGAGAAGAAGGTAAAGCAATATATTGATGCCGAAGTGAGCCGTTTAGGGATTGAGCATTTGGTTACTCAGGTGTTGATTCCTATGGAGAAGTACTATTTGATGCGTGATGGAAAAAAAGTGGCTAAGGAGCGTAACTATTATCCTGGATACGTTTTGTTAGAGGCTGTTTTGGATGGTGAGTTAGAGCATATCATTAAAGGAGTTAATAGTGTTATTGGATTTTTAGGAGATAAAGCAGGTAATGCTATTCCTTTACGCCAAGCGGAAGTTAATCGTATCTTAGGTAAAGTAGATGAGATGGCTGAGCAAGGTGAGACCATTAATGTACCATACTACGTTGGTGAAACAGTGAAAGTGAATGATGGTCCATTTAACGGTTTTACTGGTGAGATCGAAGAAGTTCACGAAGACAAGAAGAAATTAATCGTGATGGTGAAAGTTTTTGGAAGAAAAACACCATTGGAATTAAACTACATGCAAGTAGAAAAAGAATAA
- the rplJ gene encoding 50S ribosomal protein L10, with translation MRKEEKQEIVQALAEQIKSYGNFYITDTSNLSVEKVNGIRRKCFESDIEIKAVKNTLIKKALIEAGIDSDEIVGTLKGASTMMFSEIANAPAKLIQALRKEGDKPLLKAAYIQETAFVGDNQLKALVSLKSKNELIADVIAALESPAKNVISALQSGGNTISGLVKALEQRG, from the coding sequence ATGAGAAAAGAAGAAAAACAAGAAATTGTTCAAGCTTTGGCCGAGCAGATTAAATCTTACGGTAATTTCTATATTACTGACACTTCTAATTTATCGGTAGAAAAAGTGAATGGCATTCGTCGCAAATGTTTCGAAAGTGATATTGAAATTAAAGCTGTTAAAAACACTTTAATCAAAAAAGCATTAATCGAAGCTGGTATCGATTCAGATGAGATCGTAGGTACATTGAAAGGTGCGTCTACAATGATGTTTTCTGAAATCGCAAATGCTCCAGCGAAATTAATTCAAGCTTTACGTAAAGAAGGTGACAAACCTTTGTTAAAAGCTGCTTATATCCAAGAAACTGCATTTGTAGGTGACAATCAGTTGAAAGCATTAGTGAGTCTTAAATCTAAAAATGAGCTCATCGCTGACGTTATCGCTGCATTGGAATCTCCTGCTAAGAATGTTATTTCAGCTCTTCAATCGGGTGGAAATACAATTTCAGGTTTAGTAAAAGCTTTAGAACAAAGAGGTTAA
- the rpoC gene encoding DNA-directed RNA polymerase subunit beta', whose amino-acid sequence MSYKKDNKIKSNFTSITVSLASPETILERSSGEVVKPETINYRTYKPERDGLFCERIFGPVKDYECHCGKYKRIRYKGIVCDRCGVEVTEKKVRRERMGHISLVVPVAHIWYFRSLPNKIGYLLGLPTKKLDMIIYYERYVVIQAGIKEDDGINYMDFLTEEEYLDILDTLPKENQYLDDNDPQKFVAKMGAEALEELLKRIDLDKLSYDLRHQAANETSQQRKNEALKRLHVVEAFRGSRDRIENRPEWMIVKIVPIIPPELRPLVPLDGGRFATSDLNDLYRRVIIRNNRLKRLIEIKAPEVILRNEKRMLQEAVDSLFDNSRKVNAVKTEGNRALKSLSDILKGKQGRFRQNLLGKRVDYSARSVIVVGPHLKLHECGLPKDMAAELYKPFIIRKMIERGIVKTVKSAKKIVDRKDPVVWDILENVLKGHPVLLNRAPTLHRLGIQAFQPTLVEGKAIQLHPLVCTAFNADFDGDQMAVHLPLGNAAVLEAQVLMLAAHNILNPANGSPVTVPSQDMVLGLYYITKGRKSTPEQIVHGEDMIFYSAEEVIIALNEKKIDLHAFIKVKTKIRTKDGSIVDTLLDTTVGRVIFNQVVPHEVGFINELLTKKSLRNIIGEIVKTTGMARAAQFLDDMKELGFQTAFKGGLSFNLQDLNIPDAKADLIQQATNEVEEVMNNYNMGFITNNERYNQIIDIWTRINNKLTSHVMDILSNDNQGFNSVYMMLDSGARGSKEQIRQLCGMRGLMAKPQKSGSAGGEIIENPILSNFKEGLSVLEYFISTHGARKGLADTALKTADAGYLTRRLHDVAQDMIVIDQDCGGLRGIYTTALKDNDDVVEPLYDRILGRVSLYNVYDPETGELLVEANQDIEEDIAERIESSGIEGVEIRTVLTCECKRGVCASCYGRNLASGKRVQLGEAVGVIAAQSIGEPGTQLTLRTFHVGGTASNIAAESQISSKYAGTVEFENLRTVSQEGEDGTHQVVLGRSGEIKILDETRKVLFQQNIPYGSQLFVEEGNKVAKGDKLVSWDPYNAVIISEFAGKVEFDAIVEGVTFREESDEQTGHKEKVIIETRDKTKNPAIKILDKKGEVIRTYNIPVGAHVSVADGVTVKEGGILVKIPRSTGKTRDITGGLPRVTELFEARNPSNPAVVTEIDGVVTLGGVKRGNREISIESRDGQIKKYLVPLSKHILVQDNDFIKAGMPLSDGSISPADILSIKGPSAVQHYIVNGIQEVYRLQGVKINDKHFETIVHQMMQKVNIEDPGDTRFLEKEAVNKWDFMEENDSLYDKKVVVEAGDSNDLRPGQIVSLRKLREENSSLRRRDLKLVEVRDAIPATSSPLLQGITRASLGTKSFISAASFQETTKVLNEAAIAGKRDNLLGLKENVIVGHLIPSGTGLRQYGNIIVGSREEYDQLLASKEED is encoded by the coding sequence ATGTCTTACAAAAAAGATAATAAAATTAAAAGCAACTTTACATCAATTACTGTAAGCTTGGCGTCTCCAGAAACAATCTTAGAGCGTTCAAGTGGTGAAGTTGTAAAACCGGAAACGATTAACTATCGTACCTACAAACCAGAACGTGATGGTTTATTCTGTGAGCGTATCTTTGGTCCTGTAAAGGATTATGAATGTCACTGTGGTAAATACAAACGTATCCGTTATAAAGGTATTGTATGTGACCGTTGTGGTGTTGAAGTTACGGAGAAAAAAGTACGTCGTGAGCGTATGGGACACATTTCATTAGTGGTTCCTGTTGCACACATCTGGTATTTCCGCTCTCTTCCAAATAAAATTGGTTATTTATTAGGTCTTCCTACTAAAAAACTGGACATGATTATCTACTACGAAAGATATGTAGTTATTCAAGCTGGTATTAAAGAGGATGATGGTATCAACTATATGGACTTCTTGACTGAAGAGGAATATTTAGATATTTTAGATACATTGCCTAAAGAAAACCAATATTTAGATGACAATGATCCTCAAAAGTTCGTTGCTAAAATGGGGGCTGAGGCATTAGAAGAATTATTGAAACGTATTGATTTAGATAAATTATCTTATGATTTACGTCACCAAGCGGCTAACGAAACTTCTCAGCAACGTAAAAATGAGGCTTTAAAACGTCTTCATGTTGTAGAGGCATTCCGTGGTTCAAGAGATCGTATTGAAAATCGTCCTGAATGGATGATCGTAAAAATCGTTCCTATTATTCCACCAGAATTACGTCCATTAGTTCCTTTAGATGGTGGTCGTTTTGCGACTTCAGATTTAAATGATTTATATCGTCGTGTTATTATTCGTAATAACCGTTTGAAACGTTTAATTGAAATTAAAGCTCCAGAAGTAATTTTACGTAATGAAAAACGTATGTTACAAGAGGCTGTCGATTCATTATTCGATAACTCACGTAAAGTTAACGCAGTGAAAACTGAAGGTAACCGTGCGTTGAAATCATTATCTGATATCTTAAAAGGTAAACAAGGTCGTTTCCGTCAAAACTTATTAGGTAAGCGTGTGGATTATTCGGCTCGTTCGGTAATCGTCGTTGGACCTCACTTGAAATTACATGAGTGTGGTTTACCTAAGGATATGGCAGCAGAACTTTACAAACCGTTTATCATTCGTAAGATGATCGAGCGTGGTATCGTGAAAACTGTAAAATCAGCTAAGAAAATTGTAGATCGTAAAGATCCAGTTGTTTGGGATATATTAGAAAACGTGTTGAAAGGTCATCCGGTATTATTAAACCGTGCACCTACGTTACACAGATTGGGTATTCAGGCTTTCCAACCTACTTTAGTAGAGGGTAAAGCTATTCAATTACACCCATTAGTGTGTACCGCGTTTAACGCCGATTTTGATGGTGACCAGATGGCAGTCCACTTACCTTTAGGTAATGCTGCAGTTTTGGAAGCTCAAGTTTTAATGTTGGCAGCGCACAATATTTTAAACCCTGCAAATGGTTCTCCTGTAACAGTACCTTCTCAGGATATGGTTTTGGGTCTTTATTATATCACAAAAGGCCGAAAAAGTACTCCAGAACAAATCGTTCATGGTGAAGATATGATTTTCTATTCTGCAGAAGAGGTTATTATTGCTTTGAATGAGAAGAAAATTGATTTGCATGCTTTTATTAAGGTAAAAACTAAAATCAGAACTAAAGATGGTAGTATCGTTGATACTTTATTAGATACAACAGTTGGTCGTGTTATATTCAACCAAGTTGTTCCTCATGAAGTGGGATTTATCAACGAATTATTAACGAAAAAATCTTTACGTAATATCATTGGAGAAATTGTGAAAACTACGGGTATGGCTCGTGCTGCACAGTTTTTGGATGATATGAAAGAATTAGGTTTCCAGACAGCTTTTAAAGGTGGTCTATCGTTCAACTTGCAAGATTTGAACATTCCTGATGCTAAAGCTGATTTAATTCAACAAGCGACAAACGAAGTTGAAGAAGTAATGAATAACTATAACATGGGTTTCATTACCAACAACGAACGTTATAATCAAATCATCGATATTTGGACACGTATCAACAATAAGTTGACATCACACGTAATGGATATCTTATCGAATGACAACCAAGGATTCAACTCTGTATATATGATGCTTGATTCTGGTGCACGTGGTTCGAAAGAGCAAATTCGTCAGTTGTGTGGTATGCGTGGTTTGATGGCTAAACCTCAAAAATCAGGTTCAGCAGGTGGTGAAATTATTGAAAACCCGATTTTATCAAACTTTAAAGAAGGTCTTTCAGTATTAGAATACTTTATCTCTACCCACGGTGCACGTAAAGGTCTTGCCGATACGGCATTAAAAACGGCGGATGCGGGTTACTTAACTCGTCGTTTACATGACGTTGCACAAGATATGATCGTTATTGATCAAGACTGTGGAGGTTTAAGAGGTATTTATACAACGGCATTAAAAGATAATGATGATGTTGTAGAACCATTATACGATCGTATTTTAGGTCGTGTATCGTTGTACAATGTATATGATCCAGAAACAGGTGAGTTGTTAGTAGAGGCTAATCAAGACATCGAAGAAGATATTGCTGAACGCATTGAATCTTCAGGTATTGAAGGTGTTGAGATTCGTACCGTGTTAACATGTGAATGTAAACGTGGTGTATGTGCTAGCTGTTACGGTCGTAACTTGGCGTCTGGTAAACGTGTTCAATTGGGTGAAGCTGTAGGTGTAATTGCAGCACAATCAATTGGTGAGCCAGGTACACAGTTGACACTTCGTACGTTCCACGTCGGTGGTACGGCTTCTAACATTGCTGCTGAGTCCCAGATTTCTTCTAAATATGCCGGTACAGTTGAGTTTGAAAACTTACGTACGGTATCTCAAGAAGGTGAAGATGGTACGCATCAAGTAGTATTGGGTCGTTCTGGTGAGATCAAAATTTTGGATGAAACTAGAAAAGTATTATTCCAACAAAATATCCCTTACGGTTCTCAATTGTTCGTTGAAGAAGGAAATAAGGTTGCTAAAGGTGATAAGTTAGTATCATGGGATCCATATAATGCTGTTATTATCTCGGAGTTTGCTGGTAAAGTGGAGTTTGATGCGATTGTAGAAGGTGTAACTTTCCGCGAAGAGTCAGATGAGCAAACTGGTCACAAAGAGAAAGTAATCATTGAAACTCGTGATAAAACGAAAAACCCTGCGATCAAGATCTTAGACAAAAAAGGTGAAGTAATTCGTACGTACAACATTCCAGTAGGAGCTCACGTTTCTGTAGCGGATGGTGTAACTGTAAAAGAAGGTGGTATCTTAGTTAAGATTCCTCGTTCTACAGGTAAAACTCGCGATATTACGGGGGGTCTACCTCGTGTAACGGAATTATTCGAAGCACGTAACCCTTCTAATCCAGCTGTAGTAACTGAAATTGATGGTGTTGTAACTTTAGGTGGTGTTAAACGTGGTAACCGTGAGATTTCTATCGAATCACGCGATGGCCAAATTAAAAAGTACCTTGTTCCACTTTCGAAACATATCTTAGTACAGGACAATGACTTTATTAAAGCTGGTATGCCTTTATCAGATGGTTCGATCTCTCCAGCAGATATCTTATCAATCAAAGGTCCATCAGCAGTACAGCATTATATCGTAAATGGTATTCAAGAGGTTTACCGTCTTCAAGGTGTAAAAATCAATGATAAACATTTTGAAACAATTGTTCACCAAATGATGCAAAAAGTGAATATTGAAGATCCAGGAGATACACGTTTCTTAGAGAAAGAGGCTGTTAACAAATGGGACTTCATGGAAGAAAATGATTCGCTTTACGACAAAAAAGTTGTGGTAGAGGCTGGTGATTCTAATGATTTACGTCCAGGTCAAATTGTTTCTTTACGTAAGTTGCGTGAAGAAAACTCAAGCTTGAGACGTCGTGATTTAAAATTAGTAGAGGTCCGTGACGCAATTCCTGCGACTTCAAGTCCTTTATTACAAGGTATCACTAGAGCTTCATTAGGTACGAAATCATTTATCTCTGCAGCATCTTTCCAAGAGACTACAAAAGTCTTGAACGAAGCAGCTATAGCAGGTAAACGTGATAATTTATTAGGTTTGAAAGAGAATGTAATTGTGGGTCACTTAATTCCTTCAGGTACAGGTCTTCGTCAATATGGTAACATTATCGTAGGTTCACGTGAAGAATACGATCAATTATTAGCTTCGAAAGAAGAAGATTAA